The following coding sequences lie in one Zingiber officinale cultivar Zhangliang chromosome 2B, Zo_v1.1, whole genome shotgun sequence genomic window:
- the LOC122046594 gene encoding G-type lectin S-receptor-like serine/threonine-protein kinase B120 isoform X2, with protein sequence MGRMQLFLLQFLEIVLVETFFLLGQSSSGELVAQFDIMAGNSSLINNQTLISAGSMFQLGFFSPVNNSATAYIGIWYYNHPPRENKVVWVANRDKSVDASMASLNLTSDGNLILFEEGTKVWSTGTSAELNSARLQLLDSGNLALTAGNSNRTVWQSFDHACDTILPGMKLGFDFRTNTPWQFVSWMSATDPSPGKYIVKMETYKVPDFLILSVKGSAKLGRTGPWNGQWLVDLPMLRNVLNLIYVSNQNETYYITEYQIRSPVLVRMVLDANGKRYLLIFDGREWNSFLSLPRDDCDNYNSCGNNSVCTKGYYSISCRCLEGFVEIGSVVGCKRKEPFRCSSNQFRKEPSVKVPDTENATSRGKISLEACNKLCLDDCSCVAYAVINGPYGCITWRGDLLDLRSFPDGGDDLYIRLQESSTSNRKELMLAIVVILVLLGIFLLCFVGVLVRKWRNRASTCRLQLQFPNMEKGSISALDVLPSYDLHTIKIATNDFSEENKLGEGGFGAVYKGQLDDGQKIAVKKLSRYSSQGPNEFLNELSVIAKLQHTNLVRLLGYCIEGDERIMILEYMENKSLDAFIYGE encoded by the exons GAGAACTTGTAGCACAATTTGATATAATGGCGGGGAATAGCTCACTTATCAATAACCAAACATTGATCTCGGCGGGGAGCATGTTCCAACTCGGCTTCTTCAGTCCAGTTAATAATTCTGCGACTGCATACATAGGAATTTGGTACTACAATCACCCACCAAGAGAAAACAAAGTAGTATGGGTCGCCAATAGGGACAAGTCTGTCGACGCATCCATGGCATCGTTAAACCTGACTTCCGACGGAAATCTAATTTTATTTGAGGAAGGAACAAAGGTTTGGTCGACGGGAACATCTGCAGAACTCAATTCTGCACGCTTGCAGCTTTTAGACTCTGGAAACCTCGCGCTAACTGCAGGCAACTCTAACAGAACTGTATGGCAGAGCTTCGACCATGCGTGTGACACTATTCTCCCTGGCATGAAGCTGGGATTCGACTTCCGGACCAACACTCCGTGGCAGTTCGTGTCATGGATGAGTGCCACGGACCCTTCTCCGGGCAAGTACATCGTCAAGATGGAGACATATAAGGTTCCGGACTTTTTGATACTGagtgtgaaaggatctgccaaacTCGGCCGCACTGGGCCATGGAATGGGCAATGGTTAGTCGACCTTCCAATGCTGAGGAACGTCCTAAACTTGATATACGTGTCCAACCAGAATGAGACCTACTACATCACTGAATATCAGATTCGATCTCCAGTCTTAGTGCGGATGGTACTGGACGCCAACGGAAAGAGATACCTTTTGATTTTTGACGGGCGAGAGTGGAATTCTTTCTTGTCACTTCCCAGAGACGACTGCGATAACTACAACAGTTGTGGCAACAACAGTGTTTGCACCAAGGGCTACTACTCGATCTCCTGTCGTTGCTTGGAAGGGTTTGTGGAGATCGGAAGTGTCGTCGGGTGCAAGAGGAAGGAACCCTTTCGTTGCTCATCGAACCAGTTTCGGAAGGAGCCGAGCGTCAAGGTGCCCGACACTGAGAACGCAACCTCACGAGGCAAGATTAGTCTGGAAGCGTGCAATAAATTGTGCTTGGATGATTGCTCCTGCGTCGCTTATGCGGTGATCAATGGGCCTTATGGCTGCATAACTTGGCGCGGTGACCTGTTGGATCTCAGAAGTTTTCCCGATGGAGGAGACGATTTGTACATTCGGCTTCAAG AATCATCAACGTCCAATCGGAAGGAGCTCATGTTGGCGATAGTAGTCATTCTGGTGTTGCTGGGAATTTTTTTGCTGTGTTTTGTAGGTGTACTCGTCCGAAAGTGGAGAAACAGAGCATCAACATGCAGATTGCAATTGCAGTTTCCAAACATGGAGAAAG GTTCGATCAGCGCATTGGATGTACTTCCTTCATATGATTTGCATACTATAAAAATTGCAACAAATGATTTTTCCGAAGAAAACAAACTTGGGGAAGGGGGATTTGGTGCTGTTTACAAG GGTCAATTGGATGATGGACAGAAGATCGCTGTCAAAAAATTATCAAGATACTCCTCACAAGGTCCAAACGAGTTCCTGAATGAACTCTCCGTGATAGCCAAGTTACAACATACAAACCTGGTGCGTCTTCTAGGCTACTGCATTGAAGGAGATGAGCGAATTATGATACTTGAATACATGGAAAATAAGAGCCTTGATGCCTTTATTTATG GTGAATAA
- the LOC122046594 gene encoding G-type lectin S-receptor-like serine/threonine-protein kinase B120 isoform X1 — protein sequence MGRMQLFLLQFLEIVLVETFFLLGQSSSGELVAQFDIMAGNSSLINNQTLISAGSMFQLGFFSPVNNSATAYIGIWYYNHPPRENKVVWVANRDKSVDASMASLNLTSDGNLILFEEGTKVWSTGTSAELNSARLQLLDSGNLALTAGNSNRTVWQSFDHACDTILPGMKLGFDFRTNTPWQFVSWMSATDPSPGKYIVKMETYKVPDFLILSVKGSAKLGRTGPWNGQWLVDLPMLRNVLNLIYVSNQNETYYITEYQIRSPVLVRMVLDANGKRYLLIFDGREWNSFLSLPRDDCDNYNSCGNNSVCTKGYYSISCRCLEGFVEIGSVVGCKRKEPFRCSSNQFRKEPSVKVPDTENATSRGKISLEACNKLCLDDCSCVAYAVINGPYGCITWRGDLLDLRSFPDGGDDLYIRLQESSTSNRKELMLAIVVILVLLGIFLLCFVGVLVRKWRNRASTCRLQLQFPNMEKGSISALDVLPSYDLHTIKIATNDFSEENKLGEGGFGAVYKGQLDDGQKIAVKKLSRYSSQGPNEFLNELSVIAKLQHTNLVRLLGYCIEGDERIMILEYMENKSLDAFIYDKAKSSLLNWQRRFDIIIGIARGLLYLHQDSRLKVIHRDLKPSNILLDKDMNPKISDFGIARIFKGDQSEPLVTWHLSTCHMEFFHSSQICLASVS from the exons GAGAACTTGTAGCACAATTTGATATAATGGCGGGGAATAGCTCACTTATCAATAACCAAACATTGATCTCGGCGGGGAGCATGTTCCAACTCGGCTTCTTCAGTCCAGTTAATAATTCTGCGACTGCATACATAGGAATTTGGTACTACAATCACCCACCAAGAGAAAACAAAGTAGTATGGGTCGCCAATAGGGACAAGTCTGTCGACGCATCCATGGCATCGTTAAACCTGACTTCCGACGGAAATCTAATTTTATTTGAGGAAGGAACAAAGGTTTGGTCGACGGGAACATCTGCAGAACTCAATTCTGCACGCTTGCAGCTTTTAGACTCTGGAAACCTCGCGCTAACTGCAGGCAACTCTAACAGAACTGTATGGCAGAGCTTCGACCATGCGTGTGACACTATTCTCCCTGGCATGAAGCTGGGATTCGACTTCCGGACCAACACTCCGTGGCAGTTCGTGTCATGGATGAGTGCCACGGACCCTTCTCCGGGCAAGTACATCGTCAAGATGGAGACATATAAGGTTCCGGACTTTTTGATACTGagtgtgaaaggatctgccaaacTCGGCCGCACTGGGCCATGGAATGGGCAATGGTTAGTCGACCTTCCAATGCTGAGGAACGTCCTAAACTTGATATACGTGTCCAACCAGAATGAGACCTACTACATCACTGAATATCAGATTCGATCTCCAGTCTTAGTGCGGATGGTACTGGACGCCAACGGAAAGAGATACCTTTTGATTTTTGACGGGCGAGAGTGGAATTCTTTCTTGTCACTTCCCAGAGACGACTGCGATAACTACAACAGTTGTGGCAACAACAGTGTTTGCACCAAGGGCTACTACTCGATCTCCTGTCGTTGCTTGGAAGGGTTTGTGGAGATCGGAAGTGTCGTCGGGTGCAAGAGGAAGGAACCCTTTCGTTGCTCATCGAACCAGTTTCGGAAGGAGCCGAGCGTCAAGGTGCCCGACACTGAGAACGCAACCTCACGAGGCAAGATTAGTCTGGAAGCGTGCAATAAATTGTGCTTGGATGATTGCTCCTGCGTCGCTTATGCGGTGATCAATGGGCCTTATGGCTGCATAACTTGGCGCGGTGACCTGTTGGATCTCAGAAGTTTTCCCGATGGAGGAGACGATTTGTACATTCGGCTTCAAG AATCATCAACGTCCAATCGGAAGGAGCTCATGTTGGCGATAGTAGTCATTCTGGTGTTGCTGGGAATTTTTTTGCTGTGTTTTGTAGGTGTACTCGTCCGAAAGTGGAGAAACAGAGCATCAACATGCAGATTGCAATTGCAGTTTCCAAACATGGAGAAAG GTTCGATCAGCGCATTGGATGTACTTCCTTCATATGATTTGCATACTATAAAAATTGCAACAAATGATTTTTCCGAAGAAAACAAACTTGGGGAAGGGGGATTTGGTGCTGTTTACAAG GGTCAATTGGATGATGGACAGAAGATCGCTGTCAAAAAATTATCAAGATACTCCTCACAAGGTCCAAACGAGTTCCTGAATGAACTCTCCGTGATAGCCAAGTTACAACATACAAACCTGGTGCGTCTTCTAGGCTACTGCATTGAAGGAGATGAGCGAATTATGATACTTGAATACATGGAAAATAAGAGCCTTGATGCCTTTATTTATG ATAAAGCTAAAAGTTCATTATTAAATTGGCAAAGACGTTTCGATATTATAATTGGAATCGCTCGAGGACTTCTATACTTGCATCAAGACTCTAGATTAAAAGTCATTCATCGTGATCTTAAGCCAAGTAATATTCTCCTTGACAAGGATATGAATCCAAAGATTTCAGATTTTGGCATTGCTAGGATATTTAAAGGAGACCAGTCGGAACCTT tgGTTACATGGCACCTGAGTACTTGTCACATggaattttttcattcaagtcagaTATGTTTAGCTTCGGTGTCATAG